CGAGTACCCGCTGCGGACTTGTCAGGACCTCCGACTACCGGGTTCGGCCCGTTCACTCGGCTCTGCCCAGCACGCTCGGTGCTGTCGGGACTTCTTGTGGACAAAGCCACGGTGCGGCTGCTGTTGAGCTTGTAGACGTGTTGGAGGGCGAACTAGAGCCGTGCCGCCGTTTTCGGGCGCCTTCCTGTCGGAGAACGGTGATGGCTTTAAACCCCAGTCATAAAGTGCACTACTCGCGTAGCGTGTCATAGGGTGACCGGCTTGTGACGGGGGGTGATGGTCGTGCGGGCTGTTCAGACGCAGCGGAGGTTCCGGGGGAAGAACAAGGCTCCGAAGTGGAAGAAGCCTGAGGACGGGCGGGTGTCGGTGATGGTGTTGCCGCTGGCCGTCACGGACCCCGCCGACCTGGCCCGGCTGGAGAAGCTGTTCGGAGCAATGTGGAGCATCAAGCGGGCCGTCCAGCGTGATGCCCGTGCCAAGATCGATGCGTACTGGGCCGCCAAGAACGAGCGTGACGAGCACGGGGCGAAGGCCGTGCGGGAACGTCTCGGCCTGTCCCGTGAGGCCCTGGAGCGGTGTGCGTACAAGCACCTCGAATCCTCCGGGCACTTGAAGCACCACGTCTCGAAGGCCCTGGCGATGCACATGGCCGACGAGGTGTGGAACGGAGTCCAGCGCCACCTGTTCCCCGACAACTCGGGCAAGCGGCACGGCCGTCCGAAGGCCGGCCGCTGGCACGACTACACCCGCATTCCCGGCCGCGCCCGCTCCCACACCACCGACCGCAAGTGGGAGACCTTCCGCCTGGTCGGCAGCCTCCACGGCCACACCATGGCCTACACCGACGGCGGGCGGCACACCCTGATGCAGCCGCGCCGGATGCCAGCGCCGGGCACGCCGCGCAGCGAGGTGCCCACCGGCAAGACCTCCGCGTCAGGAAAGCCGGGCACACGCAAGGCGACCTGGTGGGACCACACCGGACCGCTCGCCGTGGTGTTCGCGGGCGGACCCGACTCCGGCCGGGGTGACCTCGTTCTCCCGGTGCGCATCCCGCAGCGGCCGGGCCAGTGGGCACGTGTCGAACACTTCCTCGCCAATCCCGGCCGCTGGCACAAGGTCGATCTCGTCCGCCGCCGCAAGGCGTCCGCGCCGGGCGGCTGGGTGTACGAGGCGCACCTGATGATCCTCGGCCCCGGATACACCGCTCCGGCCGTACGCGCCATGCGTGAGCAGGCCGCCGCCATGGACCGGATCGGCGGGGTGGACGGCAACGTTTCCAACGTCTCCGTCGTCTCCCTGCCCGCCAGCCTGGACGCCGCCAAGGGAGCCCCGGTCTCCACCGAGATCACTCTCAGCCCCGAGGAACGGGCGCTTCTGGAGCGGGAGGCGAAGAAGCGGCGCAGCCGTGCCAGGGCGCTGGAGCGTTCCCGCCGGGCGACGAACACCGCACAGTACGGGCTGTCGAAGAAGCAGGCCCGACGTGCGGAGCAGCGGACGGCCAAGGGACTCAAGCCCAAGACCGTCACCGTGCCGGGCGGTGCGCGTGCCGCCCGCGTCGATGGGGTGCCGAAGCAGGCGTTCCGCCGTGACCGGCTCTCCACGGGCTACCGGGATTTGCGCGCCCGCCAGGCCGAATCCGCTGCCTCCGCCGCCGAACACCGCAGCCACCGCGCCGCCTCCTCGCCCGGCAGATCATCGCCGCCCACGGCCCCGTGCTCGTGGTCGAGGACTGCGACATCCGCACCTGGTACCGGCTGTGGGGCAAGCGCCTCTCCCAGACCACCCCCGGCCTGCTCATCGCCGCCCTGGACCGCGAATGCCAGGCAGCGGGCGGCAGGCTCGTACGCGCCTCCACCTGGTCCACGACCCTTTCCCAGCACTGCCTGTGCGGCGAGCGCGTCTCCAAGACCCTGCGGGACCGCGAGCACCAGTGCACCGCCTGCGGCCTCGCAGGGAAGCGGGACCTCGTGTCCGCAGCCCTGGCGGCGTTCGTCCGCTTCGCCGACGTGGACGACCCCAAGACCGCGTACCTGGACACCACCTCGTCCCGGCACGCACAGATCGTTTTCGCACAAGGGCTGGAAGGAGCCCTGCGGGAGTCAACCGCACCGAGCCAGACCACCGTTCGCGGTGCTGGTCATGCGGCAGTTCCACGGCAACGCCGTGGAACCTCTGCTCCCCGAACCGCCGGACGGCGGTCCCGAGCAACCCCGGATGAGCCACGCCCCAAGCGTGACCACGCCGGAAAGCCCGGACACCGCCCCGGCCGCAACCCGCAGCTCACCTCCTGGTGAACTGCGGATCAAGTCTTAGAGGTACGGGCCCGAGCGGATGGCGCCGTGGGGGCCCTCTTCGTCGTCCTCGTGCGAGCCGCCCGGCGGAAGGGCGCGCCGCATCTGTTCCAGCTGGGCCCGCGCCGCCATCTGCTGCGCGAACAGGGCCGTCTGGATCCCGTGGAAGAGGCCCTCCAGCCAGCCCACCAACTGCGCCTGCGCGATCCGCAGTTCCGCCTCGGAGGGGACCGCCTCCTCGGTGAACGGCAGGGAGAGGCGCTCCAGTTCCTCGACCAGTTCCGGCGCCAGGCCGTCTTCCAGTTCCTTCACCGACGCCGCGTGGATGCCCTTGAGGCGGACCCGGCTGGCCTCGTCCAGAGGTGCGGCGCGGACTTCTTCCAGAAGTTGCTTGATCATGCTGCCGATGCGCATGACCTTGGCGGGCTGTTCGACCATCTCCGTCACTGGGACCTCGCGCGACTCGTCATCGGTGCCGCCGACCGCCTTCCCGTCCTGTCCCACGATCAGTACGTGCGGGGGGCTGTCCTGCGACCGTTCACTCCTCGGCATCTCCATGCCGTCATTCTCTCGCACACCTGCGTCCTCACACGGTGTGCCCCCGTACGGGCGTGATCCACCCTGTACGGGGGCAGCGACCTCAGCCGGCCGTCCGCCGGGCCAGCGCCCCGCTCGACTTCGTGACCAGCGCGGCCAGCAGCGCCGCGCCCAGCGGGACGAGGACCAGCAGTCCGGCGAGCGTCCCCCACGGCACCGCGATCGGCACGTACAGCTCGGTGTCCCGCACCGCGGTGTAGCCCATGTCGATGCCGTTCTCGATGAGCCGCAGTTCCTCCCGCTTCTGGGTGAGCCGCAGTCCGACCGCCGGCAGGATCCCGGCCGCCGAGCCGAGGACGACGCCCATCAGGGCCACGACCCCGCACTGGAAGCCGCTGAGCGTGCGCCGCACGCGCGGGGCCGCGCCGACCGCCGCCAGGGTCTTCAGGTCGGCCTCGGAGTCCGCCTGGGCCAGGCCGGTCGCGATGCCGGCGGCGCCGATGGTGACCAGGCCGGCGAAGACGCTGAGGGCGAGCAGGCCCAGGGTGCTCTGCTCCTGGTAGCCCTCCTCGATCTCGACCTGGGCGTCGGCGCCCATCCGGTCGACCTCCCCGTCCAGCCGCTGGCGCTGTTGGCTGCTCGCCTTCCCGTCGAGGCTGAAGTACGCGCCGGCCGGGGCCGTCGCGAGGCCGGCGGCCCGGGCGGCGGCGGGCGGCAGGACCAGTTGGACGCCCCAGGCCTCGGTGGTGTCGGGCGCCTGGTGGACGGCGAGCGCCCGGTCCTGGCCGGGCGGGTCGGCGCGCTTGGCGGAGGCCTCCTCGGCGCCGGCCGCGTCGGTGACGATCCGCAGGGTGACCTTCCCGTCCTTGACCTGGTTGCGGTCGAAGGAGACGGGCCGGCCCGCCTTCAGGGCCGCCGCGGAGCCGGGGTCGCCGATCGCGAGGACCTCCATCAGCTTCTCGTCGGCGACGACGATGTCGAAGGGGGCGCCGAAGGGGGCGCCGAACGTCCGTACCTTGCACCGCGGGTCCTGCCGCAGTTCGCGTATCCGCTCCGGCGGGAAGGCGGACGCGCCGTGCTCGGCCTCGGAGAGCGGGCAGCGCTGTTCCTTCGGGACGATGACCGCGACCCGGCCGCAGCCCGGTTCCGCGGAGCGCTCCGAGCAGTTCGGGCTGCCCACGACCAGCCGGTCCACATCGGCCCGTACCGCCACCGGCAGGTTCTTCGAGACGGCGTCGCGCAGCGCGGGCACGTCCTTGTGGCCGCTGGGGTCACCGCTCGTCAGGTAGCCGGCGTTGTCCGGGAGTGCGGCGGTGTACTCGTGCCGGTACTGGACCTCCCGGCTGTGCTGGTACGTGGACACCGCGACCGTTCCCGCGACGGCGGCCAGTACGGCGGCCACGGCCGGAGCCGTACGCCCCCGGTTGCGGACGGCGTCGCGCAGGGCGAGCCGCGGCGACAGCGGCAGCCACCGCCCGAGCCGCCCGAACAGGCCGACCAGCACGGGGGTGAGGGCGACGATGCCCAGCTCGGCGATGGCGCTGCCGCCCATGACGAGGGTGGG
The Streptomyces sp. NBC_00091 genome window above contains:
- a CDS encoding zinc ribbon domain-containing protein, which gives rise to MVEDCDIRTWYRLWGKRLSQTTPGLLIAALDRECQAAGGRLVRASTWSTTLSQHCLCGERVSKTLRDREHQCTACGLAGKRDLVSAALAAFVRFADVDDPKTAYLDTTSSRHAQIVFAQGLEGALRESTAPSQTTVRGAGHAAVPRQRRGTSAPRTAGRRSRATPDEPRPKRDHAGKPGHRPGRNPQLTSW
- a CDS encoding bacterial proteasome activator family protein — protein: MEMPRSERSQDSPPHVLIVGQDGKAVGGTDDESREVPVTEMVEQPAKVMRIGSMIKQLLEEVRAAPLDEASRVRLKGIHAASVKELEDGLAPELVEELERLSLPFTEEAVPSEAELRIAQAQLVGWLEGLFHGIQTALFAQQMAARAQLEQMRRALPPGGSHEDDEEGPHGAIRSGPYL
- a CDS encoding FtsX-like permease family protein, translating into MLALPIVGMSAIDLTVRSAELSPDQRMTRELGAADARISPSGLAGPIYQHPNGEQYAPVGGYDKYRPGKAQDRPPLKSALPPGIRATEDVRGHAKVHTAHGLLQTDLRELDVHDPLTRGLVTLDRGRMPRGPGEVVATNAFLEASGLHVGSSATPRGSPAPYRIVGSYEMPDKLSHPELLALPGTLLAPLDKALTATGAPPMTPRTTYLVAVGGDGFTWNMVKAANTRGALVLSRTVFLHRPADSEVPLFEQQPKEQLELMGGEGKLTERAVLVTVVGLAMLEICLLAGPAFAVGARRSRRQLGLVGANGGDRRHIRAVVLSGGLVIGAVAAVAGTAIGVALTVGLRPLLEEKLGARFGGFEVRPLELLGIALVAVVTGLLAALVPAVTASRQTVLASLTGRRGVRRANRVLPVLGLLAVAGGAAIALYGTRFRVSPTLVMGGSAIAELGIVALTPVLVGLFGRLGRWLPLSPRLALRDAVRNRGRTAPAVAAVLAAVAGTVAVSTYQHSREVQYRHEYTAALPDNAGYLTSGDPSGHKDVPALRDAVSKNLPVAVRADVDRLVVGSPNCSERSAEPGCGRVAVIVPKEQRCPLSEAEHGASAFPPERIRELRQDPRCKVRTFGAPFGAPFDIVVADEKLMEVLAIGDPGSAAALKAGRPVSFDRNQVKDGKVTLRIVTDAAGAEEASAKRADPPGQDRALAVHQAPDTTEAWGVQLVLPPAAARAAGLATAPAGAYFSLDGKASSQQRQRLDGEVDRMGADAQVEIEEGYQEQSTLGLLALSVFAGLVTIGAAGIATGLAQADSEADLKTLAAVGAAPRVRRTLSGFQCGVVALMGVVLGSAAGILPAVGLRLTQKREELRLIENGIDMGYTAVRDTELYVPIAVPWGTLAGLLVLVPLGAALLAALVTKSSGALARRTAG